From the Ignavibacteriales bacterium genome, one window contains:
- a CDS encoding M1 family metallopeptidase, translating into MLRIVFVIALNISLFAAWKVIYNPLKFVVYYSGFAESKWGEELFGNDVPDTYITNKQKSLDILHYNLIFDLHPEEKLLKGDVTITGLFKDKNVNQIDLNFYDNFDIKRITLNEKTISNFFFTGTTLSIPVAATEFDTFNVRIIYEGTPKKKGFASFVFDKFNNRSVSYTLSEPIYASTWYPCNDTPDDKALVDIQITNDSSKISISNGKLIEVITNKERRTYHWKTFYPISTYLVCIYSADYKYFKQEYTSISNDKFNFDYYAFPEHLEMAKKDFDEHPEIMKFFEEKFGVYSFPKEKYGVAEFLWQLGAMEHQTITGIGSNFLNGNKMFSEFYIHELAHQWWGDAVGLKSWKDIWLNEGFATYSEALYAEHKAGFDAYKSTMLSKFQDNFAGTLYNPINMFGSTVYGKGAWTLHMLRFEVGDSTFFTILKEYYKDFKYGNASTYDFIKLCERISGKDLDFFFKQWVFEGEGIIKLKYNFSIKSIDSTENEMTLTVKQVQKDYSVYKFPLEVMVKTENDEESFQKVFYVDKKEQTFKLSTSMKIKDILIDPNNWLLAKIQKEDYLK; encoded by the coding sequence TTGCTTAGAATTGTTTTTGTTATTGCACTCAATATTTCTCTTTTCGCTGCATGGAAAGTAATTTATAATCCTTTAAAGTTTGTGGTTTATTATTCCGGCTTTGCAGAAAGTAAATGGGGAGAAGAATTATTCGGTAATGATGTTCCGGACACTTATATAACAAATAAACAAAAATCGTTGGACATCCTTCATTATAATTTAATATTCGATCTACATCCTGAAGAAAAACTCCTTAAAGGTGATGTTACAATAACTGGATTATTTAAGGATAAAAATGTGAATCAGATCGATTTGAATTTTTATGATAACTTTGACATCAAAAGAATTACTTTAAATGAAAAAACAATTAGCAATTTCTTTTTTACTGGTACAACTCTTTCAATTCCAGTGGCTGCTACTGAATTTGATACATTTAATGTTCGAATAATTTATGAAGGTACACCTAAGAAAAAGGGGTTTGCTTCATTTGTGTTTGATAAATTTAATAACCGATCTGTATCCTATACTTTAAGTGAACCGATTTATGCTTCCACATGGTATCCATGTAATGATACTCCGGATGATAAAGCCTTAGTTGATATTCAAATTACAAATGATTCTTCTAAGATTTCTATATCAAATGGAAAATTGATTGAAGTAATTACAAATAAAGAAAGAAGAACTTATCACTGGAAAACATTTTATCCAATCTCAACATACCTGGTTTGTATTTATTCAGCAGATTATAAATATTTCAAGCAGGAATATACAAGCATAAGTAACGATAAATTTAATTTCGATTACTACGCTTTCCCGGAGCATTTAGAAATGGCAAAAAAAGATTTTGATGAACATCCGGAGATTATGAAATTCTTTGAGGAAAAGTTTGGTGTGTACTCGTTCCCAAAAGAAAAATATGGAGTTGCAGAATTTTTGTGGCAATTGGGTGCTATGGAACATCAAACAATAACTGGGATTGGTTCCAACTTTCTTAATGGAAATAAAATGTTTAGCGAGTTTTATATTCACGAATTAGCTCATCAATGGTGGGGAGACGCAGTTGGACTTAAATCCTGGAAAGATATTTGGCTGAACGAAGGATTTGCTACTTATTCAGAAGCTTTGTATGCTGAACATAAAGCTGGATTTGATGCTTACAAATCCACAATGCTTTCAAAATTTCAGGATAACTTTGCTGGAACACTTTATAATCCAATAAATATGTTTGGCTCAACCGTTTATGGTAAAGGTGCCTGGACACTTCATATGCTTAGGTTTGAGGTTGGTGATTCAACATTTTTTACAATCTTAAAAGAGTATTACAAAGATTTTAAATATGGAAATGCATCAACTTATGATTTTATAAAACTGTGTGAACGCATTAGTGGAAAAGATTTGGATTTCTTCTTTAAGCAATGGGTTTTTGAAGGTGAAGGAATTATAAAATTAAAGTACAACTTTAGTATAAAATCAATCGATTCCACTGAAAATGAAATGACTCTTACTGTTAAACAAGTACAGAAAGATTATTCAGTTTATAAATTCCCGCTTGAGGTTATGGTAAAAACAGAAAATGATGAAGAAAGTTTTCAAAAAGTTTTTTATGTGGATAAAAAAGAACAAACATTTAAATTATCAACTTCTATGAAGATAAAAGACATATTGATTGATCCGAACAACTGGTTATTGGCAAAGATTCAAAAGGAAGATTATTTAAAATAA
- a CDS encoding PBP1A family penicillin-binding protein, translating into MSKMFSPSDNWKKSINRDDKKRKIILTVAISIVIILIFFGAYIFQGLPSLEQLENPKPVLASKVYSVDGELIGQFFIENRIEARVDSIPNHLINALIATEDRNFYDHWGVDVARFFKAMVKNVFSLSLHEGASTITQQLAKNLYNLKIKNENSFDTFVRKLREWVTAIQIEKTYTKKEILEMYLNVSYFGRSAFGVETASHIFFHKNAKDLTIPESALLVALLKSSVNYDPVNKYENALERRNLVMHNMVVAGYMEENLYERLRSKPIELGSERIGGYATIAPHFMEYVRQQMEKMSDKYGYDLYRDGLNIYTTIDSRMQQVANKVAANHLKEYQILFNKAWNWNNRRDILNAIVEKAVRNDQRYLSAKNQEDKSEVYRRLRYNPKFIDSVKIAEQTIEVGFVAIDPTNGYIKAMIGGQNQNFQYGLNHVTGIRRQPGSSFKPIIYSTAIDNGLYPAFSVLNQPFDFNGWSPSNSDGSTGGYTMLRDALKNSLNIITARLIIQDYAPLSKIGEIAKKMGINSRLNLVPSIALGTSEVSPLELTSAYATLANKGIYISPISILKIEDRDGILIDKFYPNKIYEAISPTTAAIVTDMMQTVVDYGTGAGVRQFFHRPAAGKTGTTQDFGDAWFIGFTPQLVAGVWVGFDDRRVSFTGWYGQGAKAAAPIWAKFMQGVYDEVKMPLKYFELTDDVVTEQFCLESIQRGSPRLAKESCPEKVSDIINRNNLPPPCDIH; encoded by the coding sequence ATGAGTAAAATGTTTTCTCCATCGGATAATTGGAAAAAGTCAATCAATCGCGATGATAAAAAAAGAAAAATAATTTTAACGGTTGCTATTTCAATAGTTATAATTCTTATTTTCTTTGGTGCCTACATTTTTCAGGGGTTACCATCTTTAGAGCAGCTCGAAAATCCAAAACCGGTTCTTGCAAGCAAAGTTTATTCAGTTGATGGAGAACTGATTGGACAATTCTTCATTGAAAATCGTATAGAAGCTCGTGTGGATAGCATACCTAATCATTTAATAAACGCTTTGATTGCCACTGAGGATAGAAATTTTTATGATCATTGGGGTGTTGATGTTGCAAGGTTTTTTAAAGCAATGGTTAAAAATGTTTTCAGTTTATCTTTGCACGAAGGCGCTAGCACAATAACACAGCAGCTTGCAAAAAATCTTTACAATCTTAAAATAAAAAATGAAAACTCATTTGATACATTTGTTAGAAAATTGCGTGAATGGGTTACTGCTATTCAAATAGAAAAAACATATACAAAGAAAGAAATTTTAGAAATGTATCTTAATGTATCTTACTTTGGTAGAAGTGCCTTTGGTGTAGAAACAGCTTCTCATATTTTCTTTCATAAAAACGCTAAAGATCTTACAATACCAGAATCCGCCTTGTTGGTGGCTTTACTAAAATCATCAGTTAACTACGATCCTGTAAATAAATATGAGAATGCTTTAGAGCGGAGAAATCTTGTAATGCACAATATGGTTGTTGCTGGTTACATGGAAGAGAACTTGTATGAACGTTTAAGGAGTAAACCGATTGAATTAGGCAGCGAACGCATTGGTGGTTATGCAACAATTGCTCCTCACTTTATGGAATATGTCCGTCAACAAATGGAAAAAATGTCTGATAAATATGGATACGATTTATACAGAGATGGTTTGAATATCTACACTACTATCGATTCTCGAATGCAGCAGGTTGCTAACAAAGTAGCTGCAAATCATTTAAAGGAATATCAAATATTATTTAACAAAGCATGGAATTGGAACAATCGCAGAGATATACTTAATGCAATTGTTGAAAAAGCTGTAAGGAATGATCAAAGATATTTATCAGCAAAAAACCAAGAGGATAAATCTGAAGTTTACAGGAGATTACGATACAATCCAAAGTTTATTGATTCAGTAAAGATTGCTGAGCAAACAATTGAAGTTGGTTTTGTAGCAATAGATCCGACTAACGGATATATTAAAGCAATGATTGGCGGTCAGAATCAAAATTTTCAATATGGACTTAATCACGTTACAGGAATACGAAGGCAGCCTGGTTCATCTTTCAAACCAATAATTTATAGTACAGCGATTGATAATGGACTCTACCCGGCATTTTCTGTTTTAAATCAACCATTTGATTTTAACGGATGGTCTCCATCCAATAGTGATGGCAGCACCGGTGGTTACACTATGCTTAGAGATGCTTTGAAAAATTCCCTTAATATTATTACAGCGAGATTAATCATCCAGGATTATGCACCACTTAGCAAGATTGGTGAAATTGCAAAGAAGATGGGGATAAACAGTCGTCTTAATCTTGTTCCTTCAATAGCACTTGGAACTTCTGAGGTCTCTCCTCTTGAATTAACGTCAGCTTATGCTACGCTTGCCAACAAAGGTATTTACATTTCTCCCATTTCAATATTAAAAATTGAAGACCGAGACGGAATTCTAATTGATAAATTCTACCCGAATAAAATATACGAAGCAATTTCTCCAACTACTGCTGCAATCGTTACAGATATGATGCAGACTGTTGTAGATTACGGAACCGGTGCAGGAGTTCGTCAATTTTTCCATCGTCCAGCAGCTGGAAAGACTGGTACAACTCAGGATTTTGGTGATGCCTGGTTTATTGGATTTACACCACAATTAGTTGCCGGAGTTTGGGTAGGATTTGATGACAGGAGAGTTAGCTTTACTGGATGGTATGGGCAAGGAGCGAAAGCTGCTGCACCAATTTGGGCAAAGTTTATGCAGGGAGTTTATGATGAAGTAAAAATGCCATTAAAGTATTTTGAATTAACCGATGATGTAGTAACAGAGCAATTTTGTTTAGAAAGCATTCAACGTGGTTCACCAAGATTAGCTAAAGAATCTTGTCCGGAAAAAGTATCTGACATAATTAATAGAAATAATTT
- a CDS encoding UDP-2,3-diacylglucosamine diphosphatase, which produces MNDSYLFISDIHLGLQSKELEDKKERLLVKFLEFALTEAKELFILGDLFDYWFEYKRVYQKGFFRTLTALQNISENNVKIHYLIGNHDFLHRDFFTKEIGCILYENPFEIILNKKKFFLAHGDGMVNNDLGYKILKKILRNKVVQKIYSVVHPDWGIALASKTSQTSRGYTTQKHYGEIDGLFEAAKLKIDDGFDYVLMGHSHYRANKKYKQGTYINLGSWLSQPCYGIFSDNKFEIRDWN; this is translated from the coding sequence GTGAACGATAGTTATTTATTTATTTCCGATATACATCTTGGACTTCAATCGAAAGAACTTGAAGATAAAAAGGAAAGGCTTCTTGTTAAGTTTTTGGAATTTGCGTTAACAGAAGCAAAAGAACTTTTTATTCTTGGCGACTTGTTTGACTACTGGTTTGAATATAAAAGAGTTTACCAGAAAGGGTTTTTCAGAACGTTAACCGCACTCCAGAACATTTCGGAAAATAATGTTAAAATACATTACCTGATTGGCAACCACGATTTTCTTCATCGCGATTTTTTTACTAAAGAAATTGGATGCATTTTGTATGAAAATCCATTTGAAATAATTTTGAACAAAAAAAAATTCTTTTTAGCTCATGGTGATGGGATGGTAAATAATGATCTTGGTTATAAAATATTGAAGAAGATTTTGCGCAATAAAGTTGTTCAGAAAATCTATTCCGTAGTTCACCCGGATTGGGGCATTGCCCTTGCAAGTAAAACAAGTCAAACAAGTAGAGGTTATACTACACAAAAACATTATGGGGAAATTGATGGATTATTTGAAGCAGCCAAACTAAAAATTGATGATGGTTTTGATTATGTGTTAATGGGCCACTCGCACTATCGGGCAAACAAAAAATATAAGCAGGGGACTTATATAAATCTAGGTTCCTGGTTGTCTCAACCTTGTTATGGAATTTTTTCCGACAATAAATTTGAAATTAGAGATTGGAATTAA